One window from the genome of Nicotiana sylvestris chromosome 9, ASM39365v2, whole genome shotgun sequence encodes:
- the LOC138878162 gene encoding uncharacterized protein, whose amino-acid sequence MDKQFENFIEVLMQVHVNLPFTKVISQMPAYAMFLKEILSNKELEKEIGAIRSALVSLQLADQIRIIPEEIVKDVLVWEDKFVFPADFIAVNIKENKEVPLILGSSFLATGRAILDIQGKHLMLRVEEERLVFKMKEAIGEPREELVAYSDFKVDVPRKLAEEGCDFELRSQYGSKMNNLEL is encoded by the exons ATGGACAAACAATTTGAGAATTTTATAGAAGTGCTCATGCAGGTGCATGTTAATCTACCTTTTACAAAGGTAATCTCACAAATGCCAGCATATGCCATGTTTTTGAAGGAGATATTATCCAACAAAG AACTTGAGAAAGAAATTGGAGCAATCAGATCTGCACTTGTGTCTTTGCAGCTAGCGGATCAGATCAGAATAATACCCGAAGAAATAGTGAAAGATGTGCTAGTTTGGGAGGataaatttgtgttccctgcagacttCATCGCGGTGAACATAAAAGAGAATAAGGAGGTCCCTCTGATTCTAGGGAGTTCCTTCTTAGCTACTGGCAGAGCTATACTAGATATTCAGGGAAAACATCTCATGCTAAGAGTAGAGGAAGAGAGATTGGTGTTCAAAATGAAGGAGGCAATAGGGGAACCTAGAGAGGAGTTGGTTGCATACTCTGATTTTAAGGTGGATGTCCCGAGGAAGCTAGCTGAAGAGG GATGTGATTTCGAGTTGAGAAGCCAGTATGGATCTAAAATGAATAATTTGGAGCTTTAA